GATCCTGCGCAAGCTGAAGGAGGCGGAATCGTGATGGCGCGCGCCGCATCGCGGCATGGAGCTACCGTTTTCGCGGCGCTTGCGCTGCTGCTGGCTTCTCCAGCCACCGCGCAAGATTCGCTGCCGCCGGCGCCCTATGCCTACAAGCAGCTTCCGAATCCCGATCAGGAGGCGAGGGCGCAGGCGTTGATGGAGACGCTGCGCTGCCTCAAGTGCCAGAGCCAGTCGATCGCGGATTCGGATGCACCGATGGCGGGCGACATGCGCCATCAGGTGCGCACCCGCATCGCTGCCGGGGAAGACCCGGAGGAAATCCGCCAGTGGCTGATCGAACGCTACGGCGACTATGTCAGCTATACCCCGCAATTGCGGCCGATGACCTGGCCGCTGTTCGCCGCGCCGGCGGCGTTCCTCGTGCTGGCGGCGCTGCTGCTGCGCAAGCGCTTCCGCCGCGGGGGCGATGGCGCGGCGGATGAACCGGAAGCGGACGCGCTGGAGGACAACGCATGACCTGGGTGCTGATCCTCCTGATCGCGATCGTGGTCTTCGCGGTGCTGGCGTTCGTGCTGAAGATGCCGCGTTCGGGCTGGGAACTGACGGGCGCGGCGCTGCTGTTCGGCATTGCCGGCTATGCGCTGCAGGGCCATCCCGGCGTGCCCGGCGCGCCCAAGGCCGCGGTCGAGAACCAGAAAGCGGCCGACGAGGCGCTGATCAAGCAGCGGCAGGCGATGGGCGATGCCTTCGGCAAGGGCCAGAACTGGATGGTGCTGGCCGACGGGCTTTCACGGCAGGGCCAGTTCGGCGCGGCGGCGACGATCCTAGGCAAGGCGGTGAAGGCCGATCCCAACGATGCAGACCTGTGGGTGGCGCTGGGCAACACGCTGGTCGGCCACAGCGACGGGCTGATCACGCCGGCCGCGCAGTTCGCGTTCCAGAAGGCGGCGAAGATCGCGCCCGAACATCCGGGGCCGCCGTTCTTCATGGGCCTGGCGCTGGCGCAGTCCGGCAAGCTGGTGGAAGCACGGGCGATCTGGGCCGAACTGTTGCGCCGCGCGCCGGCCGATGCCCCCTATCGCGAAGACCTTCAGGCCCGGTTGGCGAGACTCGACTCGATGCTGGCAGCCTCCGGACAGGCACCTGCGCCGGTGGCTCCGTCCGATGAAGCGCCCGCAGCAGCCGCCGAACCGTCGGGCGCCTCTTCTGAAGCGCCCTGAAATCAGCTATTTGCGATGCCATGTGGGGCATGATTTCAGGGCGTCCGGGTTCGCTAAAGCAGCCATTGCCGGGGCCAAGGGCCGGTGCTAAAGCGCCGCGCCGTTCCGGTGTCCGATGGCGGACCGGCGGTTTGGGTCAAGGCCCGGGGGCACCGTTGCCATGAGTGATTCCGTGCTTGCAAACGGTTCGGACGAAAGCGCAGTTCCTTTATCCCCTGTCCGCGATTCCGGTCACCAGACTCACCATCATCAGGGCAGCCTGCTCAAGATGGCGGTCGGCGCGATCGGTGTGGTGTTCGGGGATATCGGCACCAGCCCGCTTTACGCGCTGCGCGATACCTTTGCCGGCCATCACAAGCTGCCGCTCGACCAGTTGCACGTGTATGGCATCATCAGCCTGATGTTCTGGTCGATGATGATCATCGTGACGTTGAAGTACGTCAGCGTGATCATGCGCGCGGACAACAAGGGCGAGGGCGGCAGCCTGGCGCTGCTGGCGCTGATCAACCAGCACACCAGCGGCAACCGGTGGGGCAAGGGCATCATCCTGATGGGGGTGTTCGCCACCGCGCTGTTCTATGGCGATTCTATGATTACGCCCGCCGTTTCGGTGATGGGCGCTATCGAAGGTGTCGCGGTCTATCAGCCGGAAATGCACCGGCTGGTGGTGCCGATGGTCGTCGCCATCCTGATCTTCCTGTTCTTCATCCAGAGCCGGGGTACGGAACGCGTGGCGACCTTCTTCGGTCCGATCATGTTGGCCTATTTCGCCACGATCGCGGTGCTGGGCGTGATCAGCATCCTGGCGTTCCCG
The Novosphingobium sp. EMRT-2 genome window above contains:
- a CDS encoding tetratricopeptide repeat protein, producing MTWVLILLIAIVVFAVLAFVLKMPRSGWELTGAALLFGIAGYALQGHPGVPGAPKAAVENQKAADEALIKQRQAMGDAFGKGQNWMVLADGLSRQGQFGAAATILGKAVKADPNDADLWVALGNTLVGHSDGLITPAAQFAFQKAAKIAPEHPGPPFFMGLALAQSGKLVEARAIWAELLRRAPADAPYREDLQARLARLDSMLAASGQAPAPVAPSDEAPAAAAEPSGASSEAP
- a CDS encoding cytochrome c-type biogenesis protein, which gives rise to MARAASRHGATVFAALALLLASPATAQDSLPPAPYAYKQLPNPDQEARAQALMETLRCLKCQSQSIADSDAPMAGDMRHQVRTRIAAGEDPEEIRQWLIERYGDYVSYTPQLRPMTWPLFAAPAAFLVLAALLLRKRFRRGGDGAADEPEADALEDNA